From the Amycolatopsis thermoflava N1165 genome, one window contains:
- a CDS encoding DUF3291 domain-containing protein has product MAYELAQVNVGRLVAPLTSPQLKDFVDALDPVNALADAAPGFVWRMQTEDGNATAIRAFEWDTGTSAGVIVNMSTWRSVEDLAAYVYSGEHRAVLKRRREWFERMPETFTALWWVPEGHRPGTDEAEDRIRHLRAHGPTPYAFTFRETFPPGGAVPEPGQADWFCKA; this is encoded by the coding sequence ATGGCCTATGAACTCGCGCAGGTGAACGTCGGCCGCCTGGTCGCCCCGCTGACGTCGCCCCAGCTCAAGGACTTCGTGGACGCGCTCGACCCGGTCAACGCGCTCGCCGACGCCGCACCCGGTTTCGTGTGGCGCATGCAGACCGAGGACGGCAACGCGACCGCGATCCGCGCCTTCGAGTGGGACACGGGCACCAGCGCGGGGGTCATCGTCAACATGTCGACGTGGCGTTCGGTCGAGGACCTGGCCGCGTACGTGTACTCGGGGGAGCACCGGGCGGTGCTCAAGCGCCGCCGCGAGTGGTTCGAGCGGATGCCCGAGACGTTCACCGCGCTGTGGTGGGTGCCCGAGGGGCACCGGCCGGGCACCGACGAGGCCGAGGACCGGATCCGGCACCTGCGGGCCCACGGGCCGACGCCGTACGCGTTCACCTTCCGCGAGACGTTCCCGCCCGGCGGCGCCGTGCCCGAGCCCGGGCAGGCCGACTGGTTCTGCAAGGCATGA
- a CDS encoding MOSC domain-containing protein, translated as MSMAKVLSVNIGTKRELREADLGVTGIDKRPVDGPVAVAAPGPRGVGASGVAGDVICDLRHHGGDDQAVYVYAREDLDVWAAELGRELPPGVFGENLTTTGVDVTGALIGERWRVGSSLVLEVTSPRIPCRTFAGWLGERGWVKTFTQRALPGAYFRVLEPGSVQAGDAVTVLSRPDHGVTIGLAFRAFTTEPALLPDLATVEALPEYDKRKIRRALERRGASAG; from the coding sequence ATGAGCATGGCGAAGGTGCTGTCGGTCAACATCGGGACGAAGCGCGAGCTGCGGGAGGCCGATCTCGGGGTCACCGGGATCGACAAGCGCCCCGTCGACGGTCCGGTGGCGGTGGCCGCGCCCGGCCCGCGCGGCGTCGGCGCGAGCGGCGTGGCCGGTGACGTGATCTGCGACCTGCGCCACCACGGCGGCGACGACCAGGCGGTGTACGTGTACGCGCGGGAGGACCTGGACGTCTGGGCGGCGGAACTGGGCCGCGAGCTGCCACCCGGCGTGTTCGGCGAAAACCTGACCACGACGGGCGTCGACGTGACCGGGGCGCTGATCGGGGAGCGGTGGCGGGTCGGCTCGTCGCTGGTGCTGGAGGTGACCTCGCCGCGCATCCCGTGCCGCACGTTCGCCGGCTGGCTCGGCGAACGCGGCTGGGTGAAGACGTTCACGCAGCGCGCGCTGCCCGGCGCCTACTTCCGGGTGCTCGAGCCGGGCTCAGTCCAGGCCGGCGACGCGGTGACGGTGCTGTCGCGGCCCGACCACGGCGTGACGATCGGGCTCGCATTCCGGGCGTTCACCACTGAGCCCGCGCTGCTGCCCGACCTGGCCACCGTGGAGGCCCTGCCGGAGTACGACAAGCGCAAGATACGCCGCGCCCTGGAGCGGCGAGGAGCCTCCGCGGGCTAG
- a CDS encoding Uma2 family endonuclease, whose protein sequence is MAAPAEPDYLVPKHDGEWTVEDVLGLPEDHGSRIELVDGGLLVSPAPKSGHQRLLQKLQVALSPVLPAGTELLPGVNVRLPGQRLLIPDFAVVTTPGLEVVYYQAQDLLIAAEIVSPSSRVQDRVLKRQLYAEAGVPFYLLVETDGPAVLFELADGEYRESARSEGGKLTFTEPFAATLDLTR, encoded by the coding sequence GTGGCAGCACCGGCTGAACCGGACTACCTCGTGCCGAAGCACGACGGTGAATGGACCGTGGAGGACGTTCTCGGGCTGCCTGAGGACCACGGCAGCCGCATCGAGCTGGTCGATGGGGGCCTGCTCGTGAGCCCCGCGCCCAAGTCAGGTCATCAGCGGCTCCTGCAGAAGTTGCAGGTCGCGCTGTCGCCGGTACTCCCCGCCGGGACCGAACTGCTGCCGGGAGTGAACGTCCGGCTGCCAGGGCAGCGGTTGCTGATCCCGGATTTCGCGGTCGTGACCACACCTGGCCTCGAGGTCGTCTACTACCAGGCGCAGGATCTCCTCATCGCCGCGGAGATCGTCTCGCCGTCGAGCCGGGTGCAGGACCGGGTGCTCAAGCGGCAGCTCTACGCGGAGGCGGGCGTCCCGTTCTACCTCCTCGTCGAGACTGACGGCCCGGCGGTGCTGTTCGAGCTCGCCGACGGCGAGTACCGCGAGAGCGCGCGCAGCGAGGGCGGCAAGCTCACCTTCACCGAGCCCTTCGCGGCCACCCTCGACCTCACCCGCTGA
- the lgt gene encoding prolipoprotein diacylglyceryl transferase: protein MNSASAVFLATIPSPDRGVWHLGPIPIRAYALCIIAGIILAIWWGDRRWVQRGGTKGTVVDIAVWAVPFGLVGGRLYHVITDWWRYFGEGKDPVKALYIWDGGLGIWGAIALGAVGAWIGCRRKGVPLPAMADAIAPGIVVAQAIGRLGNYFNQELYGAHTTLPWGLEIYQRFDPNNPTIPDQGPNGIAFGHIPLADSPVHPTFLYELIWNLLIAALVVYADRKMRLGHGRAFALYVAGYTLGRFWIELMRTDDATHILGLRVNTWTSILVFAGAMVYFVLAKRRGPREAPETLRSKDDDTEKVAPERE, encoded by the coding sequence GTGAATTCCGCCTCGGCTGTGTTCCTCGCGACGATCCCGAGCCCGGACCGCGGCGTCTGGCACCTGGGACCGATCCCGATCCGCGCCTACGCGCTCTGCATCATCGCCGGCATCATCCTCGCCATCTGGTGGGGCGACCGCCGCTGGGTGCAGCGCGGCGGCACCAAGGGCACGGTCGTCGACATCGCCGTGTGGGCCGTGCCGTTCGGTCTCGTCGGCGGGCGCCTGTACCACGTCATCACCGACTGGTGGCGCTACTTCGGCGAGGGCAAGGACCCGGTCAAGGCGCTCTACATCTGGGACGGCGGCCTCGGCATCTGGGGCGCGATCGCCCTCGGCGCGGTCGGCGCGTGGATCGGCTGCCGCCGCAAGGGCGTGCCGCTGCCCGCGATGGCCGACGCGATCGCCCCCGGCATCGTCGTCGCACAGGCCATCGGCCGCCTCGGCAACTACTTCAACCAGGAGCTCTACGGCGCGCACACCACGCTGCCCTGGGGCCTGGAGATCTACCAGCGCTTCGACCCGAACAACCCGACGATCCCCGACCAGGGGCCCAACGGCATCGCGTTCGGGCACATCCCGCTCGCCGACAGCCCGGTGCACCCGACGTTCCTGTACGAGCTGATCTGGAACCTGCTCATCGCGGCGCTGGTCGTCTACGCCGACCGCAAGATGCGCCTCGGCCACGGCCGCGCGTTCGCCCTGTACGTCGCCGGGTACACGCTGGGCCGGTTCTGGATCGAGCTGATGCGCACCGACGACGCCACCCACATCCTCGGCCTGCGGGTCAACACGTGGACGTCGATCCTCGTCTTCGCCGGCGCGATGGTCTACTTCGTCCTCGCCAAGCGGCGAGGGCCGCGCGAGGCGCCGGAAACGTTGCGCAGCAAGGACGACGACACCGAAAAGGTCGCGCCGGAACGCGAGTAG
- a CDS encoding diacylglycerol kinase, translating into MTHRVVQWSTGNVGRHAIAGIDAHPELELVGVWVSNPDKAGRDAGELAGLGRTLGVEATTDADALLALEPDCVVYTAMADDRLMEALADLQRILRAGVNVVSSSPVFLQFPDGVVPEEVSGPVRAAATEGGASLWVNGVDPGFANDWLPLVLTGVCERIDEVRCFEILDYSTYDNRKVVFDIMGFGGSLEETPMLLQPGVLSLAWGSVVRQLAAGLGVELDAVEESYERLPAPSAFDISCGTIAEGTAAALRFEVRGMRGGRPVCVLEHVTRLRPDLGPDWPQPSGQGCYRVQVTGEPNYTLDLRLVGTDGDHNTAGLKATAMRLVNAIPAVVAAPPGLLTALDLPLVTGRGLVS; encoded by the coding sequence GTGACGCACCGGGTGGTGCAGTGGAGCACCGGCAACGTGGGGCGGCACGCGATCGCGGGCATCGACGCGCATCCGGAGCTGGAGCTGGTGGGTGTCTGGGTGTCGAACCCGGACAAGGCCGGCCGCGACGCCGGTGAGCTGGCCGGCCTGGGCCGGACGCTGGGTGTCGAGGCGACCACCGACGCCGACGCGCTGCTGGCACTGGAACCGGACTGCGTGGTCTACACGGCGATGGCGGACGACCGGTTGATGGAGGCGCTGGCCGACCTGCAGCGGATCCTGCGGGCCGGGGTGAACGTGGTGTCGAGCAGCCCGGTGTTCCTGCAGTTCCCGGACGGCGTGGTGCCCGAGGAGGTGTCCGGCCCGGTGCGCGCGGCCGCGACGGAAGGCGGCGCGTCGCTGTGGGTGAACGGCGTCGACCCGGGGTTCGCCAACGACTGGCTGCCGCTGGTGCTGACCGGTGTGTGCGAGCGGATCGACGAGGTGCGCTGCTTCGAGATCCTGGACTACTCGACCTACGACAACCGCAAGGTCGTCTTCGACATCATGGGCTTCGGCGGCTCGCTCGAGGAGACTCCCATGCTGCTGCAGCCCGGCGTGTTGTCGCTGGCGTGGGGCAGCGTGGTGCGTCAGCTGGCGGCCGGGCTGGGCGTGGAGCTGGACGCGGTCGAGGAGAGCTACGAGCGGCTGCCGGCGCCGTCGGCGTTCGACATCTCGTGCGGCACGATCGCCGAGGGCACCGCGGCCGCGCTGCGGTTCGAGGTGCGCGGCATGCGCGGCGGACGGCCGGTGTGCGTGCTCGAGCACGTGACGCGGCTGCGGCCGGACCTGGGGCCGGACTGGCCGCAGCCGTCCGGGCAGGGCTGCTACCGGGTGCAGGTGACCGGCGAGCCGAACTACACACTGGACCTGCGCCTGGTCGGCACGGACGGCGACCACAACACGGCCGGCCTCAAGGCGACGGCGATGCGCCTGGTGAACGCGATCCCCGCGGTCGTCGCGGCGCCGCCCGGGCTGCTGACGGCGCTGGACCTGCCGCTGGTGACGGGGCGCGGCCTGGTCAGCTAG
- a CDS encoding SDR family oxidoreductase, whose protein sequence is MILDRFRMTGRVAVVTGAGRGIGAGAAVALAEAGADVVISSRTKTDLDAVAARVADAGRRAHVVPADLSDPAAAAALAQAAVGEFGRVDIVVNNVGGTYPRPLLETTPEFLEEAFRFNVSTAHALTTAAVPLMTDGGAVVNISSNMGRVAGRGFAAYGTAKAALAHYTRLAAYDLAPRIRVNAIAVGSVATSALEVVVNNPEIKGKMEADTPLRRLGEVEDVAAAIVYLASPAGSFVTGKVLEVDGGLQAPNLELGLPDL, encoded by the coding sequence ATGATCCTCGATCGTTTCCGCATGACCGGCAGGGTCGCCGTGGTCACCGGGGCCGGGCGCGGCATCGGCGCGGGGGCCGCCGTGGCGCTGGCCGAAGCCGGTGCGGACGTGGTGATCTCCTCCCGCACGAAGACCGACCTGGACGCCGTCGCCGCGCGCGTGGCCGACGCCGGGCGCCGCGCGCACGTCGTGCCTGCCGACCTCAGCGATCCCGCCGCGGCCGCCGCCCTGGCGCAGGCCGCGGTCGGCGAGTTCGGCCGCGTGGACATCGTGGTCAACAACGTCGGCGGCACCTATCCCCGCCCTCTGCTCGAGACGACGCCCGAGTTCCTCGAAGAGGCGTTCCGCTTCAACGTCTCGACGGCGCACGCGCTCACCACCGCGGCGGTGCCGTTGATGACCGACGGCGGCGCGGTCGTCAACATCTCGTCGAACATGGGCCGCGTCGCCGGGCGCGGGTTCGCCGCCTACGGCACCGCGAAGGCCGCGCTCGCCCACTACACGCGCCTGGCCGCCTACGACCTCGCGCCGCGCATCCGGGTCAACGCGATCGCCGTCGGGTCGGTGGCGACCTCGGCGCTCGAAGTGGTGGTGAACAACCCGGAGATCAAGGGGAAGATGGAGGCGGACACGCCGTTGCGCCGGCTCGGCGAGGTCGAGGACGTCGCGGCCGCGATCGTCTACCTGGCCTCCCCCGCCGGCTCCTTCGTCACGGGGAAGGTGCTGGAAGTGGACGGTGGGCTGCAGGCGCCCAACCTCGAACTCGGATTGCCGGACCTGTGA
- a CDS encoding ABC transporter ATP-binding protein — protein MTALSLRSVRAGYGDCPVVHGVSVEVPAGGWLAIVGPNGAGKSTLLKTVAGLLPPQGEVLIGGRSGLPRKELARVVGYAPQDPAVPAGLTVTDYVLLGRTPHLGLLARESRADLSIVEDVLARLDLGELAGRRMHMLSGGERQRAVLARVLAQRASLLLLDEPTTGLDIGHAQALLELIDRLRHEDGITVVSTLHDLTFAAQYADQLLLLDDGRAVAAGPPAEVLTAKALAQHYGAAAEVRVGDHGELAVLPIRPTRP, from the coding sequence GTGACCGCGTTGTCGTTGCGCTCGGTGCGGGCCGGCTACGGCGATTGCCCGGTGGTGCACGGGGTATCCGTCGAGGTGCCGGCAGGCGGGTGGCTGGCGATCGTCGGCCCGAACGGCGCCGGTAAGTCCACTTTGCTCAAAACGGTGGCGGGACTCCTGCCGCCACAGGGGGAAGTGCTCATCGGCGGCCGCTCCGGGTTGCCACGCAAGGAACTCGCGCGCGTGGTCGGCTACGCGCCACAGGACCCAGCCGTGCCCGCGGGCCTGACGGTGACCGACTACGTGCTGCTCGGCCGTACACCGCACCTGGGCCTGCTGGCGCGGGAAAGCCGCGCGGATCTGTCCATTGTGGAGGACGTGCTGGCCCGGCTGGATCTTGGTGAGCTGGCGGGCAGGCGGATGCACATGCTGTCCGGCGGCGAACGCCAGCGGGCGGTCCTGGCGCGGGTGCTGGCGCAGCGGGCGAGCCTGCTGCTGCTCGACGAGCCGACCACCGGCCTGGACATCGGGCACGCGCAGGCGCTGCTGGAGCTGATCGACCGGCTGCGGCACGAGGACGGCATCACGGTGGTGTCGACGCTGCACGACCTGACGTTCGCCGCGCAGTACGCCGACCAGCTCCTCCTGCTCGACGACGGCCGGGCGGTCGCAGCCGGGCCGCCCGCGGAGGTGCTCACCGCGAAGGCACTGGCGCAGCACTACGGCGCAGCGGCAGAGGTCCGCGTCGGCGATCACGGTGAACTGGCCGTACTGCCCATCCGCCCCACACGGCCCTGA
- a CDS encoding FecCD family ABC transporter permease: MPDTRTRLRAPVLVAGLVVLVAVLLFAVLVGASDLGWQRVLAEIWAQLTGGQSPLSAREAAIVWQLRVPRVLLAGIVGAALAVSGATFQGVFRNPLADPYLLGAAAGAGMAATLVVVFAPAVSGWVVGPLPLAAFAGALGGVGLSWLVGRSAGGSTSTLLLAGVAVASFLTAIQTFAQQLNTETIRQVYTWMLGGLNVSGWREVLIAVPYVALAAVVLCLSARLLDVLALGDAEAASLGLRPGRIRLVVLAAASLATAAAVSVSGLIGFVGIVVPHVVRMLAGASYRVVIPLSLVGGAAFLVLADQLARTVMPGELPLGVVTAFTGAPFFAWILRSSRRRFS, from the coding sequence GTGCCTGACACCCGGACGCGGCTGCGGGCCCCGGTTCTGGTCGCCGGGCTCGTGGTGCTCGTGGCCGTCCTGCTGTTCGCCGTGCTCGTCGGCGCGAGCGACCTCGGCTGGCAGCGGGTGCTCGCCGAGATCTGGGCGCAGCTCACCGGCGGGCAGTCGCCGCTGTCCGCGCGGGAGGCCGCGATCGTGTGGCAGCTGCGTGTGCCGCGGGTCCTGCTGGCCGGGATCGTGGGCGCGGCGCTCGCGGTGTCCGGGGCGACGTTCCAGGGTGTGTTCCGCAACCCGCTCGCCGACCCGTACCTGCTGGGCGCGGCGGCCGGGGCGGGCATGGCGGCCACGCTCGTCGTCGTGTTCGCCCCGGCGGTCAGCGGCTGGGTCGTCGGGCCGCTGCCGCTGGCCGCGTTCGCCGGCGCGCTCGGCGGGGTCGGGCTGAGCTGGCTGGTGGGCCGCTCGGCAGGCGGCAGCACGAGCACGCTGCTGCTGGCCGGGGTCGCGGTGGCGTCGTTCCTCACCGCGATCCAGACGTTCGCGCAGCAGCTGAACACGGAGACGATCCGGCAGGTCTACACGTGGATGCTGGGCGGGCTGAACGTGAGCGGGTGGCGGGAGGTCCTGATCGCCGTGCCGTACGTGGCGCTCGCCGCGGTCGTGCTGTGCCTGTCGGCGCGGCTGCTCGACGTGCTCGCACTCGGCGACGCGGAGGCGGCATCGCTGGGGCTGCGCCCCGGCCGGATCCGGCTGGTGGTGCTGGCGGCGGCGTCGCTGGCCACCGCGGCGGCGGTGTCGGTGAGCGGGCTGATCGGGTTCGTCGGGATCGTGGTGCCGCACGTGGTGCGGATGCTCGCCGGGGCCAGCTACCGGGTGGTGATCCCGCTGTCGCTGGTCGGCGGCGCGGCGTTCCTGGTGCTGGCCGACCAGCTGGCGCGCACGGTCATGCCGGGCGAGCTGCCGCTGGGCGTGGTCACCGCGTTCACCGGGGCCCCGTTCTTCGCCTGGATCCTGCGCTCGTCGCGGAGGAGGTTCTCGTGA
- a CDS encoding ABC transporter substrate-binding protein yields the protein MFRRIAPLFAVLLVLAGCATRPSEDSTAPPEAEGVFPVTVAAPGAPAVTLDRQPQRIVSLSPSATETLFALGAGPQVVAVDSASNFPEQAPRTQLSGLSPDPEAIAAYRPDLVVVYADTTGLADALARTGTKTLVMPDAKTLDDAYAQFEVLGKATGHQAEGESLARQTRDDIDKIVADTPKRSLTYYWELDQTFYSVTSATFAGQVLTRFGLTNIADGADPTASGGYPQLSAERILQSNPDLIFLADSKCCGQNAQTVAARPGWNTLTAVQRGQVIALDDDIASRWSPRIVELVRTVADAVARTGA from the coding sequence GTGTTCCGTCGTATCGCACCGTTGTTCGCCGTTCTACTCGTACTCGCCGGGTGCGCCACCCGGCCGTCCGAGGATTCCACCGCCCCACCCGAAGCCGAGGGCGTCTTCCCGGTCACGGTCGCCGCGCCCGGCGCACCGGCGGTGACGCTCGACCGGCAGCCGCAGCGGATCGTGTCGTTGTCGCCGTCGGCCACCGAGACGTTGTTCGCGCTCGGGGCGGGACCGCAGGTGGTCGCGGTGGACTCGGCGTCGAACTTCCCGGAGCAGGCGCCGCGGACCCAGTTGTCGGGCCTGAGCCCGGATCCGGAGGCGATCGCCGCCTACCGGCCGGACCTCGTCGTGGTCTACGCCGACACCACCGGTCTCGCCGACGCGCTGGCCAGGACCGGCACCAAGACCCTCGTGATGCCGGACGCGAAGACGCTGGACGACGCCTACGCGCAGTTCGAGGTGCTGGGCAAGGCGACCGGGCACCAGGCCGAGGGCGAGAGCCTGGCCCGGCAGACCCGCGACGACATCGACAAGATCGTCGCGGACACCCCGAAGCGGTCGCTGACCTACTACTGGGAGCTGGACCAGACGTTCTACAGCGTCACCTCGGCGACCTTCGCCGGGCAGGTGCTCACCCGGTTCGGCCTCACCAACATCGCCGACGGCGCCGATCCGACCGCCTCCGGCGGTTACCCGCAGCTGTCGGCCGAACGCATCCTGCAGTCCAACCCGGACCTGATCTTCCTCGCGGACAGCAAGTGCTGCGGGCAGAACGCGCAGACCGTCGCCGCCCGGCCGGGCTGGAACACGTTGACCGCCGTGCAACGCGGCCAGGTGATCGCGCTCGACGACGACATCGCCTCGCGGTGGAGCCCGCGGATCGTCGAGCTCGTCCGCACGGTCGCCGACGCGGTCGCCAGGACCGGTGCCTGA